Proteins encoded within one genomic window of Prosthecobacter fusiformis:
- the hrpA gene encoding ATP-dependent RNA helicase HrpA, giving the protein MIRYPADLPITARREDILAAIRSSQVVILAGETGSGKTTQLPKMCLEVLLESSRLRQEMGLIGCTQPRRVAAMSVSKRVAEELDVQWGREVGCKMRFADDTTRETRIKFMTDGILLAEIQSDPLLRAYSIIILDEAHERSLNIDFLLGYLKTLLEKRPDLKLVVTSATIDTEAFSAHFGSAPIIEVSGRLYPVDIRYKPVGENDDDPSHLDAAIAAVEEVLLETDTGDVLVFMPTERDIRDTRDALDGRLGKGIEVLALFGRMASHEQQRVFSPGSKRRVIIATNVAETSITLPRIRYVVDTGLARMSRYNPRTRTKRLPVEAISQSSANQRAGRAGRVQDGICIRLYEEEDFNKRSRFTQPEIQRSNLAEVILRMKAFRLGEIETFPFINPPVSASIRAGYDLLHELGALGETHEMTATGRELANLPLDPTLGRMLLQAREEGCLEDMLIIAAGLSIPDPRERPEEKREQCQAAHKTFASPESDFLSLLKIWNHSPDPENSGKNALRKYCKSYFLSFTRMTEWRDVWHQLRDTFKDDRKKASSSPPQPVKAPSNAVSPWEKAAEKTARQDEASSSDHAIHRCILAGHLGHIATRLERNQYKAAGNREVMVFPGSNLYERREKQGKQGQEKTRQPLWIVAGEIVQTSQLFARSIARIDPQWAAELGAHLVERRYSEPHWSAKAGRVLVTERLLLHGLEVKRQPIDFGKIDPVAATQLFIRGALLEGTTHLPHRFFQHNQKLRDRLEATLTRVRSSRVYAIEEHLFEFYRARLEAISSVHDLNKLVNARVRDEPGFLCAREEDLTGGDDLSHDLEMFPDAASMGNSVLPITYAYKPGQEDDGVTVQVPQPMAEHLTSGQVLWMVPGLREEQITTLLRALPKTVRRDFMPLEVKAREIAKDFDPGRGDFHEALAEFLRQRYRLQVKATDWDAQTLPAYLQPRVEVMGQGNKAVMTSRDVDSIRETMRKQEQSRPSDAWDKTAKRFEDYALSSWSFGDIPETVLVETIHGVPVLGHPGLVLRDGEVDLRLFKQPEEARKQTPAAVRKLAENLLGKDIAWLHKELRILDVKAAPQKTLNFQSGLAALGSTPAANAPAGNKADAACDHILAHALRLEPLLPLTQKRFIEMCERTRRDLPALTHRVRDLLKQTEELRQKILAFPKRYSGLEQDLARLLPPNLLSVTPHAQLQHLPRYLKTILLRAERAANNPAKDLEKAACINDFNGWEQEVSAANRETFRWLFEEYRVSIFAQELGTAQPVSVKRLEALLG; this is encoded by the coding sequence TTGATCCGTTACCCTGCTGACCTCCCCATCACCGCACGCCGTGAGGACATCCTCGCCGCCATCCGTTCCAGCCAAGTCGTCATCCTCGCCGGTGAAACCGGATCCGGCAAAACCACCCAGCTCCCTAAAATGTGCCTGGAGGTCCTGTTGGAAAGTAGCCGCCTCCGCCAGGAAATGGGCCTCATCGGGTGTACCCAACCCCGCCGCGTCGCTGCCATGAGCGTCTCCAAACGCGTCGCCGAAGAGCTCGACGTCCAGTGGGGTCGCGAAGTCGGCTGCAAGATGCGTTTCGCCGATGACACCACCCGCGAGACGCGGATCAAGTTCATGACCGACGGCATCCTGCTGGCGGAGATCCAGAGCGATCCCCTCCTGCGAGCCTATTCCATCATCATCCTGGACGAAGCCCATGAGCGATCCTTAAATATCGACTTTTTGTTAGGCTATCTGAAGACACTTCTGGAAAAACGCCCAGATCTAAAGCTCGTCGTCACCTCTGCCACCATTGATACGGAGGCCTTTAGCGCCCACTTCGGCAGTGCCCCCATCATTGAGGTTTCTGGCCGCCTTTACCCCGTGGACATCCGGTACAAGCCCGTGGGCGAGAATGATGACGACCCCAGCCACCTGGATGCCGCCATCGCCGCTGTGGAGGAGGTGCTGCTTGAAACCGACACCGGAGATGTCCTCGTCTTCATGCCCACGGAGCGCGATATCCGCGATACCCGTGATGCCCTAGACGGCAGGCTTGGCAAAGGCATTGAGGTCCTGGCCCTCTTCGGCCGCATGGCCTCCCATGAGCAGCAACGTGTCTTTTCCCCAGGTTCAAAACGTCGTGTCATCATCGCCACTAACGTGGCCGAGACCTCCATCACTCTCCCCCGCATCCGCTACGTCGTGGATACCGGTTTGGCGCGCATGAGCCGCTATAATCCACGCACCCGTACCAAGCGGCTGCCGGTGGAGGCCATCAGCCAGAGCAGCGCCAACCAGCGTGCGGGCCGTGCCGGACGTGTCCAGGACGGCATCTGCATCCGCCTTTATGAGGAGGAGGATTTCAACAAACGCTCCCGCTTCACCCAGCCTGAGATCCAGCGATCCAATCTAGCCGAGGTCATTCTCCGAATGAAAGCCTTCCGGTTAGGCGAGATCGAAACCTTCCCCTTCATCAATCCGCCCGTCAGCGCCTCCATCCGTGCCGGTTATGACCTCCTGCATGAACTCGGTGCTTTAGGTGAAACCCATGAGATGACCGCCACTGGCCGCGAGCTGGCCAACCTGCCCCTGGACCCCACCCTGGGCCGCATGCTCCTCCAGGCGCGTGAAGAAGGCTGCCTGGAAGATATGCTCATCATCGCCGCCGGCCTCAGCATCCCCGATCCGCGCGAGCGCCCCGAAGAGAAGCGCGAGCAATGCCAGGCCGCCCATAAGACCTTCGCTTCCCCCGAGTCTGATTTCCTCAGCCTGCTCAAGATTTGGAACCATTCCCCGGACCCCGAAAACTCAGGCAAGAATGCGCTGCGCAAATACTGCAAATCTTACTTCCTGAGCTTCACCCGCATGACCGAGTGGCGGGATGTCTGGCATCAGTTGCGGGATACCTTCAAGGACGACCGTAAAAAAGCCTCGTCCTCTCCACCTCAGCCTGTCAAAGCGCCCTCTAATGCAGTCTCTCCCTGGGAAAAAGCGGCCGAGAAAACAGCACGGCAGGATGAAGCCAGCAGCAGTGATCACGCCATCCACCGTTGTATCCTGGCAGGGCATCTCGGCCACATCGCCACACGTCTGGAGCGCAATCAGTATAAAGCAGCAGGCAATCGCGAGGTCATGGTCTTCCCTGGCTCCAACCTCTATGAACGCCGTGAAAAGCAAGGCAAACAGGGTCAGGAAAAGACGCGCCAACCGCTCTGGATCGTTGCTGGCGAAATCGTCCAGACATCCCAGCTCTTCGCCCGCTCCATCGCCCGCATTGATCCTCAATGGGCAGCCGAGCTCGGCGCGCATCTTGTCGAACGCCGCTACAGCGAACCACACTGGAGCGCCAAAGCCGGCCGCGTTTTGGTGACCGAACGCCTCCTGCTTCATGGTCTGGAGGTCAAACGCCAGCCCATCGACTTTGGCAAAATTGATCCCGTCGCCGCCACCCAACTCTTCATTCGCGGAGCACTCCTGGAAGGCACCACCCATCTTCCCCACCGCTTCTTTCAGCATAACCAAAAGTTACGCGACCGACTTGAGGCCACGCTCACCCGCGTGCGCAGCAGCCGCGTCTATGCCATCGAAGAGCATCTCTTTGAATTCTACCGTGCCCGCCTTGAAGCCATCTCTTCCGTTCATGACTTGAACAAACTGGTCAATGCCCGCGTGCGGGATGAACCCGGTTTTCTCTGCGCCCGCGAGGAAGATCTCACGGGAGGTGACGACCTTTCCCACGACCTGGAAATGTTCCCCGATGCCGCATCCATGGGCAATTCGGTCCTTCCCATCACCTATGCTTACAAACCAGGCCAGGAAGACGACGGCGTCACCGTCCAGGTCCCTCAGCCCATGGCTGAACACCTGACCAGCGGCCAGGTATTGTGGATGGTCCCAGGACTGCGAGAGGAACAGATCACCACCCTCCTCCGCGCCCTGCCCAAGACCGTCCGCCGCGACTTCATGCCGCTCGAAGTCAAGGCCCGCGAGATCGCCAAAGACTTCGATCCTGGCCGTGGTGATTTCCATGAAGCGCTGGCCGAATTTCTTCGCCAGCGTTATCGCCTGCAAGTCAAAGCCACCGACTGGGATGCACAAACGCTGCCCGCTTACCTGCAGCCGCGAGTTGAGGTGATGGGCCAGGGAAACAAAGCTGTGATGACCAGCCGCGATGTGGACAGCATCCGCGAAACCATGCGCAAACAGGAGCAATCGCGTCCCTCCGATGCCTGGGATAAAACCGCCAAACGCTTCGAAGACTACGCCCTGTCCAGCTGGTCCTTTGGCGATATTCCTGAAACCGTCCTGGTCGAGACCATCCATGGCGTCCCCGTCCTCGGTCACCCAGGGCTCGTCTTGCGCGATGGCGAAGTGGACCTGCGCCTCTTCAAGCAGCCCGAAGAAGCCCGAAAACAAACCCCCGCCGCCGTCCGCAAGCTCGCCGAAAACCTGCTCGGTAAAGACATCGCCTGGCTGCACAAAGAGCTGCGCATTCTGGACGTCAAGGCCGCCCCTCAGAAGACCCTTAACTTCCAAAGCGGGCTCGCCGCCCTCGGATCAACTCCCGCAGCCAACGCCCCTGCTGGCAACAAAGCCGACGCCGCTTGTGATCACATCCTGGCCCATGCCCTGCGCCTTGAACCCCTGCTTCCTCTGACACAGAAACGCTTCATTGAAATGTGCGAGCGCACCCGCCGTGACCTCCCCGCATTAACCCACCGCGTACGCGACCTGCTCAAGCAGACCGAAGAGCTTCGGCAAAAGATCCTCGCCTTTCCCAAACGCTACTCCGGCCTGGAGCAGGACCTGGCACGGCTGCTGCCGCCTAACCTATTATCCGTCACTCCCCATGCCCAGCTTCAGCATCTCCCCCGCTACCTGAAAACCATCCTCCTCCGCGCCGAACGCGCCGCCAACAATCCCGCCAAGGATCTGGAAAAGGCCGCCTGCATCAACGACTTCAACGGCTGGGAACAGGAAGTCAGTGCCGCCAACCGTGAAACCTTCCGCTGGCTCTTCGAGGAGTATCGCGTCTCCATCTTCGCCCAAGAACTCGGCACCGCCCAACCCGTGAGTGTGAAACGCCTGGAGGCGCTACTGGGTTAG
- a CDS encoding DUF1501 domain-containing protein, producing MLPSSPLSRRAMLGRTAYGIGGIALASLLQQQGLLANPALAGGAPQHFDLTPKPAHGFGQAKAMISMFMQGGPSHIDMFEPKPELAKLDGKDFPGEIKYDDAAGASREVMGPQWKFKPRGESGIEMSDLIPYMGSIADEMTLIRSMHTGVNNHGQSIYALLNGQIVGGRPTLGSWITYGLGSDNQDLPAYVALTDPRGLPVLGVDNFSNGWLPSVYQGTVVRSKEPRILNLDPPLSLKGEAQSRYLKFVQGLNREHADARPGESDLEARIQSFELAARMQTAAKEALDISQESEATKKLYGLDKPATEEFGKRCLIARRMVERGVRFVSIFTGNQTWDHHSNILTSLPKACAQVDQPAAALVLDLKQRGLLDSTVVHWGGEMGRLPVIQNRAGAKDRVTVGRDHNTYGFSMWVAGGGFKAGYAHGATDEFGHHAVDKVVNHYDYHATLLHLFGLDPKKLTYKRNGTEQVLVENPSARVVSELLA from the coding sequence ATGCTTCCTTCATCCCCCCTCAGTCGGCGTGCCATGCTGGGCCGCACGGCTTATGGCATTGGTGGCATTGCACTGGCTTCGCTTTTGCAGCAGCAGGGGCTATTGGCCAATCCTGCCTTAGCAGGGGGTGCGCCGCAGCATTTTGACCTGACTCCGAAACCGGCGCATGGTTTTGGCCAGGCCAAGGCGATGATCTCCATGTTCATGCAGGGCGGGCCAAGCCACATTGACATGTTTGAGCCGAAGCCAGAACTCGCCAAGCTGGATGGCAAGGACTTCCCAGGTGAAATCAAGTATGACGATGCTGCTGGTGCCAGCCGTGAGGTGATGGGGCCGCAGTGGAAATTCAAACCACGTGGCGAGAGCGGCATCGAGATGAGCGACCTCATTCCGTACATGGGCAGCATCGCGGATGAGATGACCCTCATCCGCTCCATGCATACGGGCGTCAACAATCACGGCCAGTCCATCTATGCCCTCCTTAATGGACAGATCGTCGGTGGAAGGCCCACGTTAGGAAGCTGGATCACATATGGCCTGGGCAGTGACAACCAGGATCTGCCCGCCTATGTGGCCCTGACGGATCCGCGCGGCCTGCCGGTCCTGGGGGTGGACAATTTCAGCAATGGCTGGTTGCCCTCAGTCTATCAGGGCACCGTCGTGAGGTCGAAAGAACCTCGCATCCTCAATCTCGACCCGCCGCTTTCCCTCAAGGGCGAAGCGCAGTCGCGTTACCTGAAGTTTGTGCAAGGTCTCAATCGCGAGCACGCGGATGCCCGTCCGGGCGAGAGCGACCTGGAGGCACGCATTCAGAGTTTTGAACTCGCCGCCCGCATGCAGACTGCCGCCAAGGAAGCACTCGACATCTCCCAGGAAAGCGAGGCGACGAAGAAGCTTTATGGTCTGGACAAACCGGCTACGGAAGAGTTTGGCAAGCGCTGCCTCATCGCCCGCCGCATGGTGGAACGCGGGGTGCGTTTCGTCTCCATCTTTACCGGTAACCAGACCTGGGATCACCACAGCAATATCCTCACTTCATTGCCCAAGGCCTGTGCTCAGGTGGACCAACCTGCGGCAGCCCTGGTGCTGGATTTGAAACAACGTGGTTTGTTAGACTCCACCGTGGTACATTGGGGCGGTGAGATGGGACGGCTGCCGGTAATCCAGAACCGTGCCGGTGCCAAGGACCGTGTAACGGTGGGACGCGACCACAATACTTATGGCTTCAGCATGTGGGTGGCCGGGGGAGGTTTCAAAGCTGGTTATGCGCATGGTGCCACGGATGAGTTTGGCCATCATGCCGTGGACAAGGTGGTGAACCATTACGACTACCATGCCACCCTGCTGCACCTCTTCGGCCTAGATCCCAAGAAGCTCACGTACAAGCGCAATGGCACCGAACAGGTATTGGTGGAAAATCCATCGGCACGCGTGGTGAGTGAACTGCTGGCATAG
- a CDS encoding PSD1 and planctomycete cytochrome C domain-containing protein has product MHTLRSVLLLTALAPLAHGAAEPVTFEKHIRPILKAQCFHCHGEEGETKGGLDVRLARFILKGGDEGPAIVPGKAAESHLLKMVREGEMPKGKAKLKDKEITLIEQWIAQGAKTARPEPEKLGPEHAFTDEERAWWAFQPIKKPALPAARETARITNAIDSFVSAKLESNKLSFSPEAGPITLLRRLTFDLTGLPPTPEDAAAFAAAASQGPVEYRQAYEAAIERLLSSPAYGERWGRHWLDIAGYADSDGYTDKDLERKWAYKYRDYVIQSLNKDKPFDQFVREQLAGDEMVPQPHKNLSADAIEKITATGFLRMAADGTGAMNDKVAQNATIADTLKIVSTAFYGMTIGCAQCHDHRYDPITQADYYRLRAVFEPGFNAPKWKVPNARLVSLQTDAERTAAAKVEAEAKKVDAARLAQTEVFISEVLDKELAKAAEKDRESLRKAYRTDVKARTPDQVALLKNYPRVLKLSAGSLYLYDTTYKTKHADTLKKMAADAASVRATKPAEQFIHAFDEPPLKPEVIPATFVFNRGDIEQPKEKVNPGDLTVLAGRRKVEIPEKNLDVPTTGRRLAFANSLTDGQHPLLARVIVNQVWKRHFGKGLVNTPDDFGQLGEKPSHPELLDWLASEFMSSGWSLKRLHRLILTSSTFRQSSRRDAQRDLIDPDNRLLSRMNVLRLEAETLRDSLLAVSSKLNPKLGGAPIPVTFSEEGQIIIGIDTRDTAGRQTGKYTSLMGEEYRRSIYVQARRSTPLEMFATFDAPAMTDANCASRPVTTVSPQSLLLMNNGYMREHAQDFAMRVQQEAGPDLEKQIERAWQLSFSHSPSMADLQTAMDFVQAQTAHYKAHPTKLEHVTGPAEKKDASPSLLGLTALCHGLMSSNEFLYVD; this is encoded by the coding sequence ATGCACACTCTCCGCTCTGTCCTTCTTCTGACCGCCCTGGCTCCTCTGGCCCATGGCGCGGCTGAGCCTGTGACCTTTGAGAAACACATCCGTCCCATCCTGAAGGCCCAGTGTTTTCATTGCCATGGGGAAGAAGGGGAGACAAAAGGCGGGCTGGATGTACGCTTGGCCCGTTTCATCCTCAAAGGTGGGGATGAAGGCCCAGCCATCGTTCCAGGAAAAGCAGCGGAAAGTCACCTTTTGAAAATGGTCCGGGAAGGCGAGATGCCAAAAGGTAAGGCGAAGCTCAAAGACAAGGAGATTACCCTCATTGAGCAGTGGATAGCCCAAGGCGCCAAAACCGCACGGCCAGAGCCGGAGAAGCTGGGGCCTGAGCATGCCTTTACCGATGAAGAACGCGCATGGTGGGCCTTCCAGCCCATCAAAAAACCGGCCCTACCCGCAGCCAGGGAGACCGCCCGCATCACCAATGCCATTGATTCCTTTGTCTCTGCAAAACTTGAGTCTAACAAACTTTCGTTTTCACCGGAGGCGGGTCCCATTACCCTGCTGCGCCGCCTCACCTTTGATCTCACCGGTCTTCCTCCAACGCCGGAGGATGCAGCGGCTTTTGCGGCTGCCGCCAGCCAGGGGCCAGTGGAATACCGCCAGGCCTACGAAGCCGCCATTGAAAGGCTGCTGTCCAGCCCCGCTTATGGGGAACGCTGGGGTCGTCACTGGCTGGACATCGCCGGATACGCCGACAGTGATGGTTATACCGACAAGGATCTGGAGCGCAAATGGGCCTATAAATACCGGGATTACGTCATCCAGTCACTTAATAAGGACAAACCCTTCGACCAGTTTGTGCGCGAGCAGCTCGCCGGTGATGAAATGGTGCCTCAGCCCCATAAAAACCTGAGTGCCGACGCCATCGAAAAAATCACCGCGACCGGTTTCCTGCGCATGGCCGCCGATGGCACGGGCGCGATGAATGACAAGGTGGCCCAGAACGCCACCATCGCGGATACTCTCAAGATCGTCAGCACCGCTTTCTATGGCATGACCATCGGCTGCGCCCAGTGCCATGACCATCGTTATGACCCCATCACCCAGGCGGACTACTATCGCCTGCGTGCCGTCTTTGAGCCAGGGTTCAATGCACCGAAGTGGAAGGTGCCGAATGCCCGTCTGGTCTCTTTGCAAACCGATGCAGAACGCACCGCCGCCGCCAAGGTGGAGGCGGAGGCCAAAAAAGTGGACGCAGCCCGCCTGGCTCAAACAGAAGTCTTCATCAGTGAAGTGCTAGACAAAGAACTGGCCAAAGCGGCAGAAAAGGACCGTGAAAGCTTACGCAAAGCTTACCGAACTGACGTCAAAGCCCGCACACCGGACCAAGTGGCGCTGCTGAAAAACTACCCGCGTGTGCTCAAGCTCAGTGCTGGCTCACTCTACCTCTATGACACGACTTATAAGACAAAGCACGCCGACACCCTGAAGAAGATGGCGGCTGATGCCGCCTCCGTTAGGGCTACCAAACCTGCTGAGCAATTCATCCACGCCTTTGACGAACCCCCTCTCAAGCCGGAGGTGATTCCTGCCACCTTCGTCTTCAACCGTGGCGATATCGAACAGCCCAAGGAAAAGGTGAATCCCGGGGATCTCACCGTTCTTGCAGGCCGTCGTAAGGTCGAGATCCCGGAAAAGAATCTGGACGTTCCTACCACAGGTCGCCGCCTCGCCTTTGCCAATTCACTCACGGATGGTCAGCATCCTTTGTTAGCCCGCGTCATCGTCAACCAAGTGTGGAAACGCCACTTCGGCAAAGGCCTCGTCAACACACCGGATGACTTCGGCCAGCTCGGCGAAAAACCCAGCCACCCCGAACTGCTCGACTGGCTGGCCAGCGAGTTCATGAGCAGCGGCTGGAGTCTCAAGCGACTGCACCGCCTCATCCTCACCAGCAGCACCTTCCGCCAGTCCTCACGCCGGGATGCCCAGCGTGACCTGATTGATCCGGACAACCGTTTGCTCAGCCGTATGAATGTGCTGCGCCTGGAAGCCGAGACGCTGCGAGATTCACTGCTCGCCGTTTCAAGTAAGTTGAATCCCAAGCTGGGCGGTGCGCCTATACCCGTCACCTTCAGTGAGGAAGGCCAGATCATCATCGGTATAGACACGCGTGACACCGCCGGACGCCAGACCGGCAAATACACCTCCCTCATGGGCGAGGAATACCGCCGCAGCATCTACGTCCAGGCCCGCCGCAGCACCCCGCTGGAAATGTTCGCCACCTTTGACGCCCCCGCGATGACGGATGCCAACTGCGCCAGCCGCCCCGTCACCACCGTCAGCCCTCAAAGCCTGTTGCTGATGAACAACGGCTACATGCGTGAGCATGCCCAGGACTTCGCTATGCGCGTGCAGCAGGAAGCCGGTCCCGACCTGGAAAAACAGATCGAACGTGCCTGGCAGCTCAGCTTTAGCCATAGCCCCAGCATGGCCGATCTCCAGACCGCCATGGACTTCGTCCAAGCCCAGACCGCCCATTACAAAGCCCACCCCACCAAGCTCGAACACGTCACCGGCCCCGCAGAGAAAAAAGACGCCAGCCCATCCCTCCTAGGCCTCACCGCCCTCTGCCACGGCCTCATGAGCTCCAACGAGTTTCTGTATGTGGACTGA